One Candidatus Bathyarchaeota archaeon genomic window, CCCTCTCGCTTGTGGCGCCGAATATCCTATAGAACTCCAAGCCTGAGAGGGTTTGGATAGCCTTTAGGCTGTCTATAACCGTGTAGCCGTAGACCTCACGGTCTAGGGCCGAGTCTCCGGCTAGGACCTCCCCCCCAACGGCCTCAACCACCTCCCTAGCCGTAATGGATGTTGAGAACTCCCTTAGGTCGATGAATATGTCGCTCGGCTGAAGGTAGATCCTCGCGAACTGACTAGTGTACCTGCCCCCCCTCCTTGCGTCTATGTTGAGGAGGCCCTCCACGAACCTCCTTATGAAGCCGCTCCCGGGCGATCTCCTACCCGCCTCATAATCGCTTATCACCGATGGCGAACAATTAAGCTCCTCGGCAAGCTCCGCCTGGCTCACCTCCAGGAGGGCTCGCCACTTCCTCATGGTCGAGCCTGGGTTCGGGGAGAGAACCACCTCCCCCGCTATCCTCGTCGAGATGATCTCCCTAATGGGGTCAGATGAGGCCATTTTCACAGGATATACTTTGGGCCACTGTAAATAAAATGGGTTTATCTAATTAGCCTAGCCCAGCCTTCTCGAGGAGCTGCATCCACCTCTCGTCGACCCATTCCTGGATGCTCTTTATTATGTCATCCCTCCTCTTAGGCTGGAAGAGGTGGCGGAACCTCCCCTGTATGCTGAGGTATTCCTCGACGGGCTTCTTCGACTCCGGCCTCTTCGCTACAGCCTCGCTCGGGGCCGAGAGCCTGTATACAGGCCTCCCCTTCTCGAGCCAGCACTCCCAGAGAGGGAAGACGCATGTCTGGACCGCCAGGCGGGAGACCATTATGGTTTTCTCAGGTGGGAACCTCCAACCCCTAGAGCATGGGACAATTGCGTGGAGAAATGCTGGTCCATCGGCCTCGAAGGCCCTCCTAGCCTTCCTCAGCACATCAAGAGGATAGGCTGGGCTCAGGGTTGCGGCGTATGGGATCCTGTGGGCTATGACGATATCCTCTATCGGCTTCTTCCACTCCCTCTTCCCTGGGATGACTGAACCAGCTGGGGAGGTTGTGGTCTCAGCCGCGTATGGGGTTCCACCGCTCCTCTGGATGCCCGTATTCATATAGGCTTCATTGTCTATTAGGACATATGTGAAGTCATGTCCCCTCTCGAGGGCTCCTGAGAGGGCCTGGAGCCCTATGTCGTAGGTTCCCCCGTCACCGGCGAATGCCACCACGTCGAGGGTCTCATACTTAGACAGCGGCCCCCTCCCCTTCCTCCTCATAGCCCTCCAAGCCGCCTCTATCCCGCTGGCCGTGGCTGCGGCGTTCTCGAAGGCGTTGTGGATCCATGGGAGGTTCCAAGCGGTGTAGGGGAAGATTGTAGTCGCTACTTCCAGGCACCCCGTCGCGGTCGTTGCGATGGTGGGCCCCCTCACAGCCTTCAGGATCATCCTCACCACCATCGGCTCGGCGCATCCGGCACAGAGCCTGTGGCCCGGAGCCAATAAGTCGGGCTTCCTCGAGGCCTCCCTTAGGGTTAGCTCGCTCATCTCATCCTCCTCCTATCCCCTCACACCAGCGTAGACCACCTTCTCCATCGCCCTCCCCCTGATGCGGGCGTGGTCTAGGCTCTTGTAGATGGATTTTATTAGGTCTGGTGGGCTGTCGCGTCCCCCGAGGCCGTGGATGTAGTTGACCACTATGGGCCTCTCATCCTCCTCGTATAGGGCTGTCTTAACCTCCTCGTAAAGCGGTCCCCCAGGCGCTCCGAAGCTGATGGCCCTGTCTAGGACGCCTATCGCGGGTATGCCCCTTATGGCCTCTTTCAAGGCCTCCTCGGGGAAGGGGCGGAAGATCCTAAGCTTCAGTGCCCCAGCCTTCACGCCCTCCTCTCTGAGTTCGTCAACCACATGCATCACTGTCCCCATCGTGGATCCAAGCCCTATCAGGGCGATTTCGGCGTCTTCCAGCCTGTAGGGGTGGATGAGCTCGTACCTCCTGCCCGAGAGCTTCGAGTACTCCTCATCAACGGCTGGTATGGCCCTTAGGGCCTTCTTTAGGGCCTCAACCTGCTGGAGCTTATGCTCGAAGTAGAAGTCGGGGAGGTCAAGGGGCCCTATGGTGAGGGGGCGTTCTGGGTCCAGCCTGAAGTCAGCCTCCCCCATGTGCCCTTTAACCCTCATGAACTCCCTCTCCCCCACGAATTCCTGAACCGTCTCGTCTGGTAGGGTTAAAACGTTCTCCAGGGTATGGCTTAACGTGAAGCCGTCGAGGTTAATCATGACAGGGAGCTGGACCTCCGGATGCTCCCCAATCCTCCAGGCCTCTATGCAGGCGTCGTATACCTCCTGACTGTTCTCGCACCATATCTGGATCCATCCGCTGTCCCTAGCCCCCATGGCGTCGCTGTGGTCGTTGTGGATATTTATCGGAGCGCTGAGGGCCCTGTTGGCTACGGCCATGACTATGGGGAGGCGGAGGGCTGAGGCTATGTAGGTTATCTCCCACATGAGGGCCAGCCCATTCGCCGCGGTTGCCGTGAAGGCCCTGGCCCCGGCTGCGGCCGCCCCGACACAGCAGCTCAGGGCGCTGTGCTCGGACTCCACGGAGACGAACTCAGTATCCACAAGTCCGTCGGCCACATACTCGCTGAACCTCTCAACTATTATCGTCTGGGGGGTTATCGGGTAGGCTGCCACCACGTCGGGGTTAACCTGCTTAACAGCGTAGGCGGCCGCCTCATCACCATTGAGGCCCATCAAGATCTGCTTCTCTAGAGCCGTCATGTCTTAGCCACCATCCTTATACATTTAACAGGGCACTCCTCGGCGCAGACCCCGCACCCCTTGCAGTACCTCAGGTCTACATGGGGGTATCCATCTTCCCCCATCCTTATAGCCCCCTCCGGACAGTAGAAGTGGCAGAGGGTGCACTTGGTACACCTCGAAAGGTCTATTACGGGGTTTGAGACTCCCCAGTCCCCCGTCTCATACTCGGCCGAGCTGAGGTACGGGACGGCGCCTGCGGGCAGCTCCCTCCAAGAGGGCTTAACGCTCAATCTCTCATCGCCTCCTCATAAGCTGTTCTTATGAGTTGGAGGTTCTGCTCCCTGAGGCGCCCAGTGAACCTCTCCCCGGCAACCTCGAGGAGGGTTTCAAGCTTGACAACCTCCGCGGCCCTGACGAGGGCTCCGAGCATCGCGGTGTTTGTTATTGGGCGGCCTAGGATCTTCATCGCCATTGAAGATGCGTCTAGTATCCAGGTCTCTAACCCCTCGGCCTTTACCTTCTCCCTCACCTCTCTACCCCTGAGGGTTGTGTTTAACACGAGCTTGGTCTCTGGTTTGGCCCCCTCAACAACCTCAGGTCCTATGAGGGTTGGATCCACAACCACAAC contains:
- a CDS encoding helix-turn-helix domain-containing protein, translated to MASSDPIREIISTRIAGEVVLSPNPGSTMRKWRALLEVSQAELAEELNCSPSVISDYEAGRRSPGSGFIRRFVEGLLNIDARRGGRYTSQFARIYLQPSDIFIDLREFSTSITAREVVEAVGGEVLAGDSALDREVYGYTVIDSLKAIQTLSGLEFYRIFGATSERALIFVGVSSGRSPMIAVKISPFKPRVVILHGPLKSVDPLAVSLAVGENIPLAVSRMPTQEALVSALLELYRSARD
- a CDS encoding pyruvate ferredoxin oxidoreductase (catalyzes the formation of acetyl-CoA from pyruvate and coenzyme A), whose amino-acid sequence is MSELTLREASRKPDLLAPGHRLCAGCAEPMVVRMILKAVRGPTIATTATGCLEVATTIFPYTAWNLPWIHNAFENAAATASGIEAAWRAMRRKGRGPLSKYETLDVVAFAGDGGTYDIGLQALSGALERGHDFTYVLIDNEAYMNTGIQRSGGTPYAAETTTSPAGSVIPGKREWKKPIEDIVIAHRIPYAATLSPAYPLDVLRKARRAFEADGPAFLHAIVPCSRGWRFPPEKTIMVSRLAVQTCVFPLWECWLEKGRPVYRLSAPSEAVAKRPESKKPVEEYLSIQGRFRHLFQPKRRDDIIKSIQEWVDERWMQLLEKAGLG
- the porA gene encoding pyruvate ferredoxin oxidoreductase, whose translation is MGLNGDEAAAYAVKQVNPDVVAAYPITPQTIIVERFSEYVADGLVDTEFVSVESEHSALSCCVGAAAAGARAFTATAANGLALMWEITYIASALRLPIVMAVANRALSAPINIHNDHSDAMGARDSGWIQIWCENSQEVYDACIEAWRIGEHPEVQLPVMINLDGFTLSHTLENVLTLPDETVQEFVGEREFMRVKGHMGEADFRLDPERPLTIGPLDLPDFYFEHKLQQVEALKKALRAIPAVDEEYSKLSGRRYELIHPYRLEDAEIALIGLGSTMGTVMHVVDELREEGVKAGALKLRIFRPFPEEALKEAIRGIPAIGVLDRAISFGAPGGPLYEEVKTALYEEDERPIVVNYIHGLGGRDSPPDLIKSIYKSLDHARIRGRAMEKVVYAGVRG
- a CDS encoding 4Fe-4S binding protein; translation: MSVKPSWRELPAGAVPYLSSAEYETGDWGVSNPVIDLSRCTKCTLCHFYCPEGAIRMGEDGYPHVDLRYCKGCGVCAEECPVKCIRMVAKT
- a CDS encoding 2-oxoacid:acceptor oxidoreductase family protein, with translation MVEVRFHGRGGQGVWTASLLLAQAGLREKKYIQSFPAFGPERSGAPVTAYTRISERPIRIHSGIYNPDVVVVVDPTLIGPEVVEGAKPETKLVLNTTLRGREVREKVKAEGLETWILDASSMAMKILGRPITNTAMLGALVRAAEVVKLETLLEVAGERFTGRLREQNLQLIRTAYEEAMRD